A stretch of the Leptidea sinapis chromosome 5, ilLepSina1.1, whole genome shotgun sequence genome encodes the following:
- the LOC126964479 gene encoding ubiquitin-like protein 5, whose product MLEITCNDRLGKKVRVKCNPDDTVGDLKKLIAAQTGTRYDKIVLKKWYTVFKDHIKLSDYEIHDGMNLELYYQ is encoded by the exons ATGCTCGAAATAACATGCAATGATCGTCTAGGCAAGAAAGTTCGGGTAAAATGTAATCCTGATGACACAGTAGGtgatttgaagaaattaattgCTGCACAAACTGGCACCCGTtatgataaaattgttttaaagaaaTGGTATACAGTGTTCAAGGACCACATTAAGCTTTCAGATT ATGAAATTCATGATGGAATGAATTTGGAGCTTTATTATCAATGA